The Mycoplasmopsis gallinacea genome includes a window with the following:
- a CDS encoding NAD(P)-dependent alcohol dehydrogenase: MKGFAMKKIGQVGWIEKDKPKCGPNDALIKPLAVAPCTSDIHTVYEGGIGERTDMILGHEFCGEVAEVGSEVKDFKVGDKVLVAAITPNWNSKEAQSGYPMHSGGMLAGWKFSNVKDGVFAEYVHVNDADANLAHMPEGMDYGVACMLSDMLPTGFHAAELADIQFGDVVAVFGLGPVGLMATAAVNLKGAGRIIVVDTKELAFKVAKEYGATDFVDFKKEDVVAKIMELTNGEGVDKVVIAGGNQSVLKTAITILKPGGKIGNVNYFGEGEYLQIPRAEWGVGMSHKQILGGLMPGGRLRLEKLARLITYGKIDPSKMITHRLEGFEAIETALELMKNKPEGLIKPVVIISKDK; the protein is encoded by the coding sequence ATGAAAGGTTTTGCAATGAAAAAAATTGGACAAGTAGGTTGAATCGAAAAAGATAAACCTAAATGTGGTCCAAACGATGCATTAATTAAACCATTAGCTGTTGCTCCTTGTACTTCAGATATTCACACTGTGTATGAAGGGGGCATTGGTGAAAGAACCGATATGATTTTAGGTCATGAATTTTGTGGTGAAGTAGCTGAAGTAGGTAGTGAAGTTAAAGATTTTAAAGTAGGAGATAAAGTTCTTGTAGCTGCTATTACACCTAATTGAAATAGCAAAGAAGCTCAATCAGGTTATCCAATGCATTCAGGTGGAATGCTTGCTGGATGAAAATTCTCTAATGTTAAAGATGGAGTTTTTGCTGAATATGTTCATGTTAATGATGCAGATGCAAACTTAGCACATATGCCTGAGGGTATGGATTATGGTGTAGCTTGTATGCTTAGTGATATGCTTCCAACTGGATTTCATGCTGCTGAACTTGCAGATATTCAATTTGGTGATGTAGTTGCTGTATTTGGGCTTGGTCCTGTTGGGCTTATGGCAACAGCAGCTGTAAATTTAAAAGGTGCTGGAAGAATTATTGTAGTAGATACAAAAGAATTAGCTTTTAAAGTGGCTAAAGAATATGGAGCTACTGATTTTGTAGATTTTAAAAAAGAAGATGTTGTTGCAAAAATTATGGAGCTTACAAATGGTGAAGGAGTTGATAAAGTAGTTATTGCTGGTGGAAATCAAAGTGTGCTTAAAACAGCTATTACCATCTTAAAGCCTGGTGGTAAAATTGGTAATGTAAATTACTTTGGTGAAGGTGAATATCTTCAAATCCCTAGAGCAGAATGAGGTGTAGGGATGAGTCATAAACAAATTTTAGGTGGACTTATGCCTGGTGGTCGTTTAAGATTAGAAAAACTAGCTAGATTAATTACTTATGGCAAAATTGATCCATCAAAAATGATTACTCACCGCCTTGAAGGTTTTGAAGCAATTGAAACTGCTTTAGAGCTTATGAAAAATAAACCCGAAGGTTTAATTAAGCCAGTTGTAATTATTAGTAAAGATAAATAG
- the uvrC gene encoding excinuclease ABC subunit UvrC, with the protein MNSNEQILNLLTKVPRKPGVYLWKNAQGEVIYIGKAVNLYNRMHQYFKGAINSYKTHAMVSNIASFDFIVTENNKSAFVLEKNYIEQYKPKYNVQLLDDKRYPYLKIKLTDKLEISSTFRIGQADKNNYYYGPFPPGENIRGLIKVLQRIFLYENGLPIINKSRSYWEEKFHELILLLKLKDNSFLDHLYSKMQKASDSMNFELALEYKKAYLVLKNMKDIQISEISVFKNIDVISIIEQDDYLLFYVIMYRYGVQINHFFHVSEAIGVKEQIIENFIFSLYHSKNEIPDKLVLDEKYKDIFLDENLTSKVVFPKIGILHKLLERALINNKEMANVHLENLKSKKEQKDLLWSEVIEFLGSKVESNPTIYLFDNSNLNNNFPVGVTVAFQNGEPNKMLYRKFNHEKTVTKDSRKSDVEYMYQTIYKYFESNWKFLKDDDIFIVDGAIMQINEALRAIKNLGINRKIKLYSLVKNDYHKTSKLLDSSGDEIAIKNRNIFNFLARMQVEVDRFAKTYLRKKHINSTFESKLTQIKGIGKKTEQILLKTFQNYSNIANASFEEIEKVTNKKIAKIIKENYKL; encoded by the coding sequence ATGAATTCAAATGAACAAATTCTTAATCTCCTTACTAAAGTTCCTAGAAAACCAGGAGTTTATCTTTGGAAAAATGCTCAAGGAGAAGTAATTTACATTGGTAAAGCAGTTAATTTATATAACCGTATGCATCAGTATTTTAAAGGAGCTATTAACTCTTATAAAACCCATGCAATGGTAAGTAATATTGCAAGTTTTGATTTTATTGTTACCGAAAATAATAAATCAGCTTTTGTGCTTGAAAAAAATTACATTGAGCAGTATAAACCTAAATATAATGTGCAACTTCTTGATGATAAAAGATATCCATATCTTAAAATTAAGCTCACAGATAAATTAGAAATTTCATCAACTTTTAGAATCGGACAAGCTGATAAAAACAATTATTATTATGGTCCATTTCCACCTGGTGAAAATATTCGCGGCTTAATTAAAGTGCTTCAAAGAATTTTTTTATATGAAAATGGACTTCCTATTATTAATAAAAGCAGATCATACTGAGAAGAAAAATTTCATGAGCTAATTTTACTTTTAAAACTTAAGGATAATTCATTTTTAGATCATCTTTATTCAAAAATGCAAAAAGCTTCTGATAGTATGAATTTTGAATTAGCCCTTGAATATAAAAAAGCTTATTTAGTGCTTAAAAATATGAAAGATATTCAAATTTCAGAAATTTCTGTGTTTAAAAATATTGATGTGATTTCAATTATTGAGCAAGATGATTATTTACTTTTTTATGTAATTATGTACCGTTATGGAGTTCAAATAAATCACTTTTTCCACGTATCAGAAGCAATTGGGGTCAAAGAACAAATTATTGAAAATTTTATTTTTTCACTATATCATTCTAAAAATGAAATCCCGGATAAATTGGTGTTAGATGAAAAATATAAGGACATTTTCCTTGATGAAAATCTCACTTCTAAAGTAGTCTTTCCTAAAATTGGAATCTTGCATAAACTACTTGAACGAGCCTTAATTAACAATAAAGAAATGGCTAATGTTCATTTAGAAAATCTTAAGAGTAAAAAAGAGCAAAAAGATTTATTATGAAGCGAAGTTATCGAATTTTTAGGCTCAAAAGTTGAAAGCAACCCTACTATTTATCTTTTTGATAACTCCAATTTAAATAATAATTTCCCAGTTGGAGTAACTGTTGCTTTCCAAAATGGAGAGCCAAATAAAATGCTTTATCGTAAATTTAACCATGAAAAAACAGTGACTAAAGATTCAAGAAAAAGTGATGTAGAGTATATGTATCAAACAATTTATAAATATTTTGAATCAAATTGAAAATTCCTTAAAGATGATGATATTTTTATTGTTGATGGTGCAATTATGCAAATTAATGAAGCTTTAAGAGCTATCAAAAATTTAGGGATTAATCGAAAAATTAAACTTTATTCACTTGTAAAAAATGATTACCATAAAACAAGCAAATTGCTTGATTCAAGTGGTGATGAAATTGCAATCAAAAATAGAAACATTTTTAACTTTTTAGCAAGAATGCAAGTTGAAGTTGACCGATTTGCAAAAACATACCTTAGAAAAAAACATATCAATAGCACCTTTGAATCTAAGCTAACTCAAATTAAAGGAATTGGTAAAAAAACTGAACAAATTCTTTTAAAAACTTTCCAAAATTATTCTAATATTGCTAACGCAAGTTTTGAAGAAATTGAAAAGGTAACAAATAAAAAAATTGCTAAAATAATTAAAGAAAATTACAAGTTGTAA